A single region of the Patescibacteria group bacterium genome encodes:
- a CDS encoding 4Fe-4S binding protein, whose amino-acid sequence MPIIVNYEKCCWKDGKCTGCSCGGTCVGCVEICANQAITREDIVKIDKSACTECGACIAACKHGALSME is encoded by the coding sequence ATGCCAATTATTGTAAATTATGAAAAATGCTGCTGGAAAGACGGCAAATGCACAGGTTGCAGCTGCGGCGGGACTTGTGTAGGCTGCGTTGAAATCTGCGCGAATCAGGCGATTACACGAGAAGATATTGTTAAAATTGATAAGAGCGCTTGCACTGAATGCGGGGCATGTATTGCTGCCTGCAAACATGGCGCCTTGTCAATGGAATAA
- a CDS encoding ABC transporter ATP-binding protein, protein MSTNTLIKLVKASKDYVNEEIVTKVLHDINLEINKGEFVAIMGPSGSGKSTLMHVMGFLDKLTAGKYFFKSKDVSDLNDDQLAEIRNQEVGFVFQAFNLLPRTSVFDNVKLPLVYGDKKLDNEKVINAIKSVGLYHRLNNLSNQLSGGEKQRVAIARALVNEPSIIFADEPTGNLDSKSGKQIMEILQDLNDEGKTIVLVTHEQYTAEHAQRIIRIRDGDIVGDIQVAERLFAKMEDQLTK, encoded by the coding sequence ATGTCAACAAATACTCTAATAAAATTGGTGAAAGCAAGTAAGGATTATGTCAACGAGGAAATAGTGACAAAAGTCTTGCACGATATAAACCTGGAAATTAATAAAGGCGAATTCGTGGCGATAATGGGCCCGTCTGGTTCGGGCAAATCAACCCTGATGCATGTCATGGGTTTTTTAGATAAATTAACTGCTGGCAAATATTTTTTTAAAAGCAAAGACGTGAGTGATTTAAATGATGATCAGCTGGCGGAAATTAGGAATCAAGAAGTTGGCTTTGTTTTTCAGGCTTTTAATTTGCTGCCGCGCACTAGTGTTTTTGATAATGTTAAATTGCCTTTAGTTTATGGAGACAAAAAGTTGGATAACGAAAAGGTTATCAATGCGATCAAATCAGTCGGGCTTTATCATCGGCTCAATAATTTGTCAAACCAGCTGTCAGGCGGAGAAAAACAGAGAGTGGCGATTGCCCGAGCCCTGGTCAATGAGCCTTCAATTATTTTTGCAGATGAGCCGACTGGAAATTTGGACAGTAAATCCGGCAAACAGATCATGGAAATCCTGCAGGATTTAAACGATGAGGGTAAAACAATTGTCTTAGTAACACATGAACAATATACAGCCGAGCATGCGCAAAGGATTATTAGAATCAGAGATGGAGATATTGTCGGAGATATTCAGGTCGCCGAAAGGCTTTTTGCCAAAATGGAAGACCAACTGACAAAATAA
- a CDS encoding AbrB/MazE/SpoVT family DNA-binding domain-containing protein — translation MIQKNVACIKNYGSATVGERGQVVIPKEIRKEMKVRAGDKFFVFSRLHKVIVFIKAENFDIMINEMTKTLENLKKVKR, via the coding sequence ATGATTCAGAAAAATGTCGCTTGCATAAAAAATTATGGCTCGGCCACAGTAGGCGAGCGAGGCCAGGTAGTCATCCCTAAGGAAATTAGAAAGGAAATGAAAGTCAGGGCCGGAGATAAGTTTTTTGTTTTTTCGCGGCTGCATAAAGTTATCGTGTTTATTAAAGCTGAAAATTTTGATATAATGATAAATGAGATGACTAAAACTCTGGAGAACTTAAAAAAAGTAAAAAGATAA
- a CDS encoding nucleotide exchange factor GrpE, with protein sequence MTDEKEQPNNNQPTELARLQAQCDEYLNGWKRAKADYINFKKETEDKQAMLFEFANATLLMEVLPIYDNLKKAILVAGEEKNNWLEGIKQIKKQLEDLLKDHGVEEIKTLGEKFNPEFHEAISKEKKEGVEADTIIVELSSGYLLKGKVLVAAKVIVAE encoded by the coding sequence ATGACAGATGAAAAAGAACAACCAAACAACAATCAGCCAACCGAATTAGCCAGGCTCCAGGCCCAATGCGACGAGTATTTAAACGGCTGGAAAAGGGCCAAGGCTGATTATATTAATTTTAAAAAAGAAACTGAAGATAAACAGGCAATGCTTTTTGAATTTGCCAATGCCACTTTATTAATGGAAGTTTTGCCGATTTATGATAATTTGAAAAAAGCAATTTTAGTCGCTGGGGAAGAAAAAAATAATTGGCTGGAAGGGATTAAACAAATTAAAAAGCAGCTGGAAGATTTATTAAAAGATCATGGCGTTGAGGAAATAAAAACTTTGGGTGAGAAATTTAATCCAGAGTTTCACGAAGCGATTTCCAAAGAAAAAAAGGAAGGCGTTGAAGCTGATACCATTATTGTTGAATTAAGTTCCGGTTATTTATTAAAAGGCAAGGTTTTGGTTGCGGCCAAAGTAATTGTGGCAGAATAA
- a CDS encoding ABC transporter permease translates to MNIPIWLEQFETPVQIAKQALLRNKVRTILSILGVVIGIAAVIIVLSVGQGIKGFLIGQLTTFGTDYVEVEVKVPSTSHVSTENAIGMATGIQITTLKDSDMKAILKLDNVKNAYSGSLTQQITSYQSQNKQTFIFAVSPSFIEIDPTKIEQGRFFTVDEDNAMAKVAVLGPNLKKTLFGDEDAIGKQIKVGKNTFKVIGVTAPKGSQSFFDFDSMLYLPINTVQKLITGVDYVTFIFVQLKDISQAEITAADITSLMRDLHKITDPNKDDFAVVTSAEAMDMLNTVVGAITLLLIAIAGISLVVGGIGIMNIMYVSVAERTFEIGLRKAVGAKSADILRQFLMEAIFVTFSGGIVGIIIGSLVSYLIAVISTYLGFSWQFVMSPLYLLLACGVSIMVGVISGLYPARSAAKLDPIVALRQE, encoded by the coding sequence ATGAACATACCAATCTGGTTAGAACAATTTGAAACGCCAGTTCAGATAGCAAAACAAGCGCTATTAAGAAACAAGGTCAGAACAATCCTGTCCATTTTAGGCGTGGTCATTGGCATTGCCGCTGTGATTATTGTTTTATCGGTCGGGCAGGGGATAAAGGGGTTTTTAATCGGACAACTGACAACATTTGGCACTGATTATGTTGAAGTTGAAGTAAAAGTGCCTTCAACCAGCCATGTTTCAACGGAAAATGCCATTGGCATGGCTACGGGCATCCAAATTACAACTCTGAAAGATTCTGACATGAAAGCCATTTTAAAATTAGACAATGTTAAAAATGCTTATTCAGGTTCTTTAACTCAGCAGATAACTTCTTATCAAAGCCAGAATAAACAGACCTTTATTTTTGCAGTCAGTCCTTCATTTATTGAGATTGATCCGACTAAAATTGAGCAAGGCAGGTTTTTTACTGTTGATGAAGATAATGCCATGGCCAAAGTGGCTGTCTTGGGTCCGAATTTGAAAAAAACTTTGTTTGGCGATGAAGATGCGATTGGCAAGCAAATCAAAGTCGGCAAAAATACTTTTAAAGTCATTGGCGTGACAGCTCCAAAAGGCTCTCAGTCGTTTTTTGACTTTGATTCTATGTTGTATCTGCCAATTAATACTGTGCAAAAATTAATTACCGGCGTTGATTATGTAACCTTTATTTTCGTGCAGTTAAAAGATATTTCACAAGCTGAAATCACGGCTGCTGATATCACTTCCTTAATGCGCGATCTGCACAAAATTACTGACCCGAATAAAGATGATTTTGCAGTCGTCACTTCAGCCGAGGCTATGGATATGTTAAATACTGTAGTTGGCGCGATAACCTTGTTATTAATTGCTATTGCCGGCATTTCACTGGTTGTGGGCGGCATTGGCATTATGAATATTATGTATGTGTCAGTGGCTGAACGCACTTTTGAAATTGGTTTGCGAAAAGCAGTAGGCGCTAAAAGCGCTGACATTTTGCGGCAATTTTTAATGGAAGCGATTTTTGTGACTTTTTCCGGCGGGATTGTGGGCATAATTATTGGTTCATTGGTTTCTTATCTGATTGCTGTAATTTCAACTTACTTGGGTTTTAGCTGGCAATTTGTGATGTCGCCATTGTATTTGCTTTTGGCCTGCGGAGTCTCCATAATGGTTGGCGTAATCTCTGGTTTGTATCCCGCGCGGAGCGCGGCTAAATTGGATCCGATTGTGGCCTTGCGGCAAGAGTAA
- the dinD gene encoding DNA damage-inducible protein D, with protein sequence MQKQIIIKLHKNFEDCSHENDGVEFWYARELQSLLGYDRWENFENAIKKAKIACENSKQNTADHFRDVTKTIPMPKEASKGIPDIMLTRYACYLIAQNGDPRKDEIAFAMTYFAVQTRKQEVVEQRIEQWERLQAREKLSLSEKELSGVLFERGVDGAGFARIRSKGDAALFGGHTTQEMKSKLGVADNRPLADFLPRVTIKAKDLANEITSFNVKRDKSLKGETPITSEHVKNNQNIREVLDKSGIRPEALPPEEDIKKLERKLKSEDKKLPKNVKKLSNKK encoded by the coding sequence ATGCAAAAGCAAATTATTATTAAATTACATAAGAATTTTGAGGATTGCTCCCATGAAAATGACGGTGTGGAGTTTTGGTATGCTAGAGAATTACAAAGTCTTCTAGGCTATGATCGTTGGGAGAATTTTGAAAATGCCATAAAAAAGGCTAAAATCGCCTGCGAAAACTCAAAACAAAATACTGCTGATCATTTTCGTGACGTCACGAAAACGATCCCTATGCCCAAAGAAGCGAGCAAGGGAATACCCGATATTATGCTTACCCGTTATGCATGTTATCTTATAGCTCAAAATGGTGACCCAAGGAAAGATGAAATCGCTTTTGCCATGACCTATTTTGCTGTGCAGACCAGGAAACAAGAAGTTGTGGAACAAAGAATAGAACAATGGGAAAGATTGCAGGCGCGAGAAAAGCTTTCATTGTCTGAAAAAGAATTGTCAGGAGTTTTGTTTGAACGAGGAGTAGATGGCGCCGGGTTTGCCCGAATTCGCAGTAAAGGAGACGCGGCATTATTTGGCGGTCACACGACTCAAGAGATGAAAAGTAAGCTGGGAGTTGCGGATAATAGACCATTAGCTGATTTCTTGCCCCGCGTGACAATTAAAGCCAAGGATTTGGCGAATGAAATTACCAGTTTTAATGTTAAACGAGATAAGTCTTTGAAGGGCGAAACGCCAATTACCTCTGAACATGTGAAAAATAACCAAAATATCCGCGAGGTTTTAGACAAAAGCGGAATTAGACCTGAAGCCTTGCCTCCGGAAGAAGATATTAAAAAATTAGAACGGAAATTGAAATCTGAAGATAAAAAATTGCCAAAGAATGTTAAAAAATTAAGTAATAAAAAATAA
- a CDS encoding biotin/lipoyl-binding protein yields MKLQWLTNPLKKLLKKKSFWIILVILIIAVIVFFNSSSSKKIQYVTDTVKKGKLTQTVSETGTVESAAAIDLNFKNPGTLKEILVKEGADVKAGDALARLDAGSLEIQVKQAQANLDIASANLNRLLAGASKEDINVTQESVNNAKIAYESAQVDYNNLVAKLGKDLDTLQQNIKDAQTALQNAQDTNLTSVNDAWQNLITTIRSKADAANTSLDFINYQFINLSNVGDEQSKNNTWTYYMLAKEDLTDLINQLNKSDEALTYDDTIAVANKSIEMYNYINISLNSLFNTISSTVVDARFFQTTVDNAKALVKAEQTTDSANLSALQSSYQNFSSVQLAYNSAVDAATATLNTNQNNFNSALANKDLQIQQSKAAVDNALGAYNLAKAQLDLKKAPARVTDIQYYQAQVNQALAAVDLALSNLNDYTIYAPTDGIITFINYKIGEQVSYGGSSNSTLSQPAISMLGKNDFQIKVDVPESDIIKIKINNPVTITLDAYGSSTEFTGKAIYIDVAETLLSDVVYYKVTVALDKTDLEVKSGMTANVDIQTAQKDDALYVPNRAIKQTTDGKPYVEVLKFGNPQKIDVSIGLKGDQGTEITSGLSEGQSIIVFSSQ; encoded by the coding sequence ATGAAGCTACAATGGCTCACAAATCCTCTTAAAAAATTGCTGAAGAAAAAAAGTTTTTGGATTATTCTGGTGATATTAATAATTGCCGTGATTGTTTTTTTTAATTCTTCAAGCAGCAAAAAAATCCAATATGTTACCGATACTGTTAAAAAGGGGAAATTAACCCAGACAGTTTCAGAAACAGGCACAGTTGAATCCGCTGCTGCCATTGATTTGAATTTTAAAAATCCAGGCACGCTTAAAGAAATTTTGGTTAAAGAGGGCGCTGATGTAAAAGCCGGCGATGCCCTGGCCAGGCTAGATGCTGGCAGTCTGGAAATCCAGGTCAAACAAGCTCAGGCCAATTTGGATATTGCCAGCGCTAATTTAAACCGTCTTTTGGCTGGCGCAAGCAAAGAAGATATAAATGTTACCCAGGAAAGCGTAAATAATGCCAAAATCGCTTATGAAAGCGCTCAGGTGGATTATAATAATCTGGTGGCAAAATTAGGCAAGGATCTTGATACTTTGCAGCAAAATATTAAAGACGCCCAGACAGCTTTGCAAAACGCGCAGGATACAAATTTAACAAGCGTGAATGACGCCTGGCAGAATTTGATTACTACAATCAGAAGCAAGGCTGATGCCGCTAATACTTCTTTGGATTTTATTAATTATCAATTTATTAATCTGAGCAATGTAGGCGACGAGCAGTCAAAAAATAATACCTGGACCTATTATATGCTGGCTAAAGAAGATTTAACTGACTTGATTAACCAGCTTAATAAATCAGATGAAGCCTTGACCTATGACGACACGATTGCAGTGGCTAATAAATCAATTGAAATGTATAACTATATAAATATCAGTTTAAATAGCTTGTTTAACACGATCAGTTCAACCGTGGTTGACGCGCGTTTTTTTCAGACTACAGTTGATAATGCCAAAGCCCTGGTTAAGGCAGAACAAACCACAGACAGTGCCAATCTCAGCGCTTTGCAGAGCTCATATCAGAATTTTTCGTCTGTTCAATTAGCTTATAATTCAGCAGTTGATGCTGCCACTGCCACTCTAAATACAAACCAAAACAATTTTAATTCTGCCTTGGCTAATAAGGATTTGCAGATTCAACAGTCCAAAGCTGCTGTTGATAATGCTCTAGGCGCATATAATCTGGCTAAAGCGCAGCTAGATTTAAAAAAAGCGCCGGCGCGCGTAACAGATATTCAATATTATCAGGCACAAGTTAACCAAGCGCTGGCCGCGGTTGATTTGGCTTTGAGTAATTTAAATGATTATACGATTTATGCGCCGACAGACGGCATTATTACTTTTATTAATTATAAAATCGGCGAGCAGGTAAGTTATGGCGGTTCAAGCAATAGTACCTTATCACAGCCCGCTATTTCCATGTTGGGCAAAAATGATTTCCAGATCAAAGTTGATGTGCCGGAATCTGATATTATTAAAATTAAAATAAACAATCCGGTGACAATAACCTTGGATGCTTACGGCAGCTCTACAGAATTCACGGGCAAGGCGATTTATATTGATGTGGCAGAGACCCTGCTTTCTGATGTGGTTTATTATAAAGTGACTGTGGCTTTGGATAAGACAGATTTAGAAGTCAAATCAGGCATGACGGCCAATGTTGATATTCAGACAGCGCAAAAAGACGATGCGCTCTATGTGCCAAATCGTGCGATTAAGCAAACAACCGACGGCAAACCGTATGTGGAAGTTTTAAAATTCGGCAATCCGCAAAAAATTGATGTTAGTATAGGCTTAAAAGGCGATCAAGGCACAGAAATAACGAGCGGCTTAAGTGAAGGCCAATCAATTATAGTTTTTTCTAGCCAGTAA
- a CDS encoding serine protease codes for MNQSSHIQQINILPVCAGVRAVGLVRPRFDPIQQGFLPPQLDVIGTAFLLKGYEVIITCEHVVRDFVNNPTEIIGMLVIGKQGIYFPVSIDSTDFAHDLAILRFRKNPNITDEKFKEFLGNEFSTGLELTDRYPDVSTKVGYAGYPMGTQLLNQKHDPTYSEGVVGIKLCETDIRKEIRITGPVAGGFSGSPIVLKESPQKVIAALANSPTKEAGDANIFSGISWEHIKAIATLAKS; via the coding sequence ATGAACCAATCAAGCCATATCCAACAAATTAATATTTTACCAGTTTGTGCAGGGGTACGCGCGGTAGGATTAGTAAGACCCAGATTTGATCCTATACAGCAGGGTTTTTTACCGCCTCAATTAGATGTAATAGGAACAGCCTTTCTGTTAAAAGGCTATGAGGTAATAATCACTTGCGAGCATGTTGTAAGAGATTTTGTAAATAATCCTACTGAAATAATCGGAATGCTTGTAATAGGGAAACAAGGAATTTATTTTCCAGTTTCGATTGATTCTACTGATTTTGCCCACGATTTAGCAATTCTAAGGTTTAGGAAAAATCCTAATATAACAGATGAAAAATTTAAAGAATTTTTAGGTAATGAATTCTCCACTGGTCTTGAATTAACAGATAGATATCCCGATGTATCAACTAAAGTTGGTTACGCAGGCTACCCTATGGGTACTCAATTATTGAATCAAAAACACGATCCCACATATTCAGAAGGGGTTGTGGGTATAAAATTGTGCGAGACAGATATCAGGAAAGAAATTAGGATAACAGGACCAGTTGCGGGAGGATTTAGTGGCTCGCCAATTGTATTGAAAGAAAGTCCACAAAAAGTTATAGCAGCGCTTGCAAATAGCCCAACTAAAGAAGCAGGTGATGCAAATATTTTTTCTGGGATTTCATGGGAACATATTAAGGCTATAGCAACCTTGGCAAAGTCATAA
- the dnaK gene encoding molecular chaperone DnaK — protein sequence MSKILGIDLGTTNSCMAIIEGGEPKVLENKEGSRTTPSIVAISKTGERLVGQLAKRQAVTNPSNTIFSIKRLIGRRWTDPEVQKDKETLPYKIIQAGDGVKVAMNGQEFTPQEISAMILQKLKADAEEKLGEKITEAIITVPAYFDDSQRQATKDAGRIAGLEVKRIINEPTAAALAYGFDKKKDQQIAVYDLGGGTFDISILDVSANTVEVKSTNGDTHLGGDDFDKTIIDWILAEFKRQSGIDISKDPMALQRIKEAGEKAKIELSTAVETEINQPFITQGSDGSPVHLVMKITRAKLEELVGDLVDKTMEPVKKALADAGLKPGEIEEVVMVGGMTRMPLVQKKVEEFFGRKPHLGVNPDEVVAVGAAVQAGVLQGEVKDVLLLDVTPLSLGIETMGGIATKLITRNTTIPTAKSQIFSTAADSQTSVEVNVLQGEREMAADNKSLGRFILSGIPPAPRGVPQVEVTFDLDANGILNVKAVDKATNKEQKITITASSGLSKEEIDKMQKDAELHAEEDKKKKELIEAKNSADTLIYSTEKTLNELGDKVNADLKKEVLDKIEELKKVKDGNDAEVIKKANDAVMQSAQKVGAEMYKNQQEAQAKAGTQPGQGQGEPGAEEPKKDEEKKSPEEGEFTEKK from the coding sequence ATGTCAAAAATTCTAGGTATTGACCTGGGAACTACAAATTCCTGTATGGCCATTATTGAAGGGGGTGAACCAAAAGTTTTAGAAAATAAAGAAGGTTCAAGAACCACGCCTTCTATTGTGGCGATTTCTAAAACAGGGGAGCGTTTAGTCGGCCAGTTAGCCAAAAGGCAGGCTGTGACCAATCCCTCTAACACAATTTTTTCCATTAAACGCTTGATTGGCAGGCGCTGGACAGATCCTGAAGTGCAAAAAGATAAAGAAACTTTGCCTTACAAAATCATTCAAGCTGGTGATGGCGTTAAGGTGGCCATGAATGGCCAGGAATTTACGCCTCAGGAAATTTCAGCCATGATTTTGCAGAAATTAAAAGCTGATGCTGAGGAAAAACTGGGTGAAAAAATTACCGAAGCAATTATTACTGTCCCGGCTTATTTTGATGATTCGCAAAGACAGGCAACTAAGGATGCTGGCAGAATCGCTGGTCTGGAAGTTAAAAGAATTATTAATGAACCAACCGCTGCTGCTTTGGCCTATGGTTTTGATAAAAAAAAGGATCAGCAGATCGCTGTTTATGATTTAGGCGGCGGTACTTTTGATATTTCCATTTTAGATGTCTCAGCAAATACCGTGGAAGTTAAATCTACTAATGGCGATACTCATTTGGGCGGTGATGATTTTGATAAAACAATTATTGATTGGATACTTGCAGAATTTAAAAGGCAAAGCGGGATTGATATTTCCAAAGATCCCATGGCTTTGCAAAGAATTAAAGAAGCTGGTGAAAAAGCCAAGATTGAATTATCTACTGCCGTGGAAACTGAAATCAACCAGCCTTTTATTACTCAGGGTTCTGATGGCAGTCCTGTTCATTTGGTCATGAAAATAACCCGCGCCAAACTGGAAGAATTAGTCGGCGATTTGGTGGACAAAACAATGGAGCCGGTGAAAAAAGCCTTGGCTGACGCTGGTTTAAAGCCAGGCGAAATTGAAGAAGTGGTTATGGTCGGCGGCATGACTCGTATGCCTTTAGTCCAGAAAAAAGTAGAAGAATTTTTTGGCAGAAAGCCACATCTGGGAGTTAATCCTGATGAAGTGGTCGCTGTTGGCGCTGCTGTCCAGGCCGGTGTTTTGCAGGGCGAAGTTAAAGATGTGCTTTTGCTTGATGTCACGCCTTTGTCATTGGGCATTGAAACAATGGGCGGGATTGCCACCAAATTAATAACCAGAAATACTACGATCCCAACTGCCAAATCTCAGATATTTTCCACTGCTGCTGATTCGCAGACTTCAGTGGAAGTTAATGTTTTACAAGGCGAGCGCGAAATGGCTGCTGATAATAAATCACTTGGCCGCTTTATTTTGTCTGGCATACCTCCAGCGCCAAGAGGCGTGCCACAAGTTGAAGTGACTTTTGACCTTGATGCTAATGGCATTTTAAATGTTAAGGCAGTTGATAAAGCCACTAATAAAGAGCAGAAAATCACAATTACTGCTTCTTCCGGTTTATCCAAGGAAGAAATTGACAAAATGCAAAAAGATGCGGAACTGCATGCTGAAGAAGATAAAAAGAAAAAGGAATTGATTGAAGCCAAAAATTCCGCTGACACTTTAATTTACTCAACTGAAAAAACCTTAAATGAATTAGGCGACAAGGTTAATGCTGATTTGAAAAAAGAAGTGCTGGATAAGATTGAGGAATTGAAAAAGGTGAAAGATGGTAATGATGCCGAAGTGATTAAAAAAGCTAATGACGCGGTCATGCAATCTGCACAGAAAGTTGGAGCGGAAATGTACAAGAACCAGCAGGAAGCCCAGGCAAAAGCTGGCACGCAACCTGGCCAAGGCCAAGGTGAGCCTGGCGCAGAAGAACCTAAGAAAGATGAAGAAAAGAAGAGTCCTGAAGAGGGTGAATTTACCGAAAAGAAATAA
- a CDS encoding ABC transporter permease, whose product MQLSSLLKISYTALLSKKSRTFLTMLGIIIGIASVIIIMSVGAGAQSLIVNQIKSQGSNLIAIFPGKSDEKGPPPSVMGIVNTSLKNEDIDALMNPNNAPHVVAATGYNSGSATFSWRDQQMDGTFNGVNSFFPIVDDAPVAEGRFFTKEENMSLARVAIIGSQAKLDLFGDADPLGQEIKMKRVSFTVIGVMPARGTRGFQNQDSLIFVPQNTAQKLLLGINYSSLARVKVDSESNLNVTINDITLTLRERHGITDPANDDFTIRSQQDSLNVLLSVTDAIKFFLAAIAAISLIVGGVGIMNIMLVSVSERTREIGLRKAVGAKSSSISLQFLVESVIVTLLGGIIGIIAGAALSILVALVARYLGYDWDLAISITSILLATSISIIIGLIFGIYPAQRAARLNPIEALRYE is encoded by the coding sequence ATGCAGTTATCATCCTTACTAAAAATTTCATACACAGCCTTGCTGTCAAAAAAATCCCGAACGTTTTTAACAATGCTCGGGATTATTATTGGCATTGCTTCAGTGATTATTATTATGTCAGTCGGCGCAGGCGCGCAAAGTTTAATTGTAAATCAGATCAAAAGCCAGGGCTCAAACTTGATTGCTATTTTTCCCGGCAAAAGTGATGAAAAAGGACCGCCGCCGAGTGTAATGGGGATTGTAAATACTAGTCTTAAAAATGAAGATATTGATGCGCTAATGAATCCTAATAATGCTCCGCATGTGGTAGCAGCTACAGGCTATAATTCGGGCAGCGCCACATTTTCCTGGCGCGACCAGCAAATGGACGGCACATTCAACGGCGTGAACAGTTTTTTCCCGATTGTGGATGACGCGCCAGTGGCAGAGGGCAGGTTTTTTACAAAAGAAGAAAATATGTCTTTGGCCAGAGTGGCCATAATCGGCAGCCAGGCTAAGCTTGATCTTTTTGGCGATGCTGATCCATTGGGCCAAGAAATAAAAATGAAAAGGGTCTCATTCACAGTTATCGGGGTGATGCCGGCCAGGGGCACGCGAGGCTTTCAAAATCAAGACAGTTTGATATTTGTCCCGCAAAATACGGCGCAAAAACTTTTATTAGGCATAAATTATAGTTCTTTGGCCAGGGTCAAAGTGGATAGTGAAAGTAATTTAAATGTAACAATCAATGATATTACTTTAACCTTGCGCGAAAGGCATGGCATCACTGATCCTGCCAATGATGATTTTACCATCAGGTCGCAGCAGGATTCTTTAAATGTGCTGCTATCAGTGACAGATGCTATTAAATTTTTTTTGGCAGCCATTGCCGCCATTTCATTGATAGTTGGCGGCGTGGGCATTATGAATATAATGCTTGTCTCGGTTTCTGAACGAACTCGGGAAATCGGCCTGAGAAAAGCTGTAGGCGCAAAAAGCAGCTCGATTTCCCTGCAATTTTTAGTTGAATCAGTGATTGTGACTTTACTGGGCGGAATTATTGGAATTATTGCCGGCGCAGCGCTCTCGATTTTAGTTGCTTTGGTTGCCCGTTATTTAGGCTATGATTGGGATCTGGCGATTTCAATCACTTCTATTTTATTAGCGACTTCTATTTCTATTATAATTGGTTTAATTTTTGGCATTTATCCGGCGCAAAGAGCAGCAAGATTAAATCCGATTGAGGCTTTGCGTTACGAGTAA